In the genome of Halobacteriovoraceae bacterium, one region contains:
- a CDS encoding aldehyde dehydrogenase family protein: MDILTVTNPYDGNEISKLRLDSYEDVQKKIINLHQFFLKNCGPVNKVEKVKTLEKFKDLVLENKESLIELAISEGGKPIKDTIIEFTRAVDGINQSIIALKKLRGDIIPMGETYASSGHFAYTIFTPLGVCLAVSAFNHPLNLIIHQMLSAYISGCPLLMRPALKTPLSCKKLVELFHQAGASENECIFSLFTNEDCQKLVSQKQIAFFSFIGHYSIGEMLQRKLPEGSKYCLEHGGTAPVVIDIDVEIDQVLPGLIKASYYHGGQVCVSAQNIFIHENIFLDFQKKYLKLAKNLVVGDPKIHETDIGPMITIEAKIKFLNTLENAKKRGVNFILESTSFEGNLVGPSIALIQNLQDSLLTNEIFAPHVNLISYTDLDLLIDYLNTSEYSFQSSFYSRNINLVNSVISKLYSKAILINQHPAFRVDWMPFGGVKKSGFGISGYEYAIKDMSLEKLIVINQN, translated from the coding sequence ATGGATATTCTTACTGTTACGAATCCTTATGATGGAAATGAAATTTCAAAATTAAGATTAGATTCTTATGAAGATGTTCAAAAAAAAATAATTAACCTTCATCAATTCTTTTTAAAAAATTGTGGACCTGTAAACAAGGTTGAAAAAGTTAAAACACTAGAGAAATTTAAGGATCTTGTTTTAGAAAATAAGGAAAGTCTTATTGAACTGGCCATTTCTGAAGGTGGAAAGCCAATAAAAGACACAATAATTGAATTCACAAGGGCAGTTGATGGTATTAATCAGTCAATTATTGCGTTAAAAAAGTTAAGGGGTGACATCATTCCAATGGGTGAAACTTATGCTTCTTCAGGTCACTTTGCATATACTATATTTACCCCACTAGGAGTCTGTCTTGCAGTAAGTGCATTTAATCACCCACTTAATTTAATCATTCATCAAATGCTTAGCGCTTATATAAGTGGTTGTCCTTTATTGATGAGACCAGCACTAAAAACTCCTCTTAGTTGCAAAAAGTTAGTTGAATTATTTCACCAGGCCGGTGCAAGTGAGAATGAATGCATTTTTTCGCTTTTTACAAATGAAGATTGTCAAAAACTAGTATCTCAAAAGCAAATAGCATTCTTTTCATTTATTGGACACTATAGCATTGGTGAAATGTTACAACGAAAATTGCCGGAGGGTTCTAAATATTGCCTAGAACACGGAGGTACTGCCCCAGTTGTCATTGATATTGATGTTGAAATTGATCAAGTTTTACCTGGTTTGATTAAGGCCTCTTATTATCATGGTGGGCAGGTATGTGTTTCTGCTCAAAATATTTTTATTCATGAAAATATTTTCTTAGATTTTCAAAAAAAATATTTAAAATTGGCAAAAAATTTGGTTGTAGGTGACCCGAAAATACATGAAACAGATATTGGGCCAATGATTACAATTGAGGCAAAGATAAAGTTCTTAAACACATTGGAAAATGCAAAGAAGAGGGGAGTAAATTTCATATTAGAAAGCACTTCTTTCGAAGGAAATTTGGTTGGACCAAGTATAGCCTTGATCCAGAATTTACAAGATTCACTACTTACAAATGAAATTTTTGCACCCCATGTGAATTTAATATCATATACTGATCTTGATTTACTGATAGATTATCTCAATACATCAGAATATTCTTTTCAATCTTCCTTCTATTCAAGAAATATTAACTTAGTGAATTCAGTCATCAGTAAACTCTATTCAAAAGCAATTCTAATTAACCAACATCCAGCATTTAGAGTTGATTGGATGCCATTTGGAGGAGTTAAAAAATCTGGTTTTGGAATTAGTGGATACGAATATGCAATTAAAGATATGAGTTTAGAAAAACTAATCGTAATCAATCAAAACTAG
- a CDS encoding serine/threonine protein kinase, whose product MSSEESFKIKRYGKYLLLNHLVDGGMAEIYLARELSINENDIITKKIIAVKMIKQVFSQDLQYKKMFLDEIQVTYGLQHPNIAQIYSYGEEKNRLYCVMEYVDGRSLREFIDILEYESKHFPIDMALHIVSQVCMGLDYAHKYTDKLTGKKSNIVHRDMSPSNVMIDYQGIIKIIDFGIAKAETNQEETQEGTIKGKFGYLAPECLMDGMTIDHRYDQFSTALILWELITGQRLFVHKNEMITLRNIYECNIPTPSSINPNIPPELDTVLLKALSRDREKRYSDMDQFGRELIKIIYKINPEFSSSDLGGFLSEKFDEIISKNRKSLRDMGEVDLRPYIEEMVDGIEAPSMTINKEAGTQTNIKVNLLQDGLPQVDIDHLFERFYPEFKEMREKQISLELSDGKNPTHSKPTLEEVLKSNTLRSKTEIRKRPVLSSANTKKRKRRRSNRKKKTTFSYPWGKLIRKLSLLSFFLYILLLFSYLQIWPVRKYVDNHPQIKRTMIFALPFAKVIVNGINSKLDNFIEKKFKEEERQIKEEFKNMEY is encoded by the coding sequence ATGAGCAGTGAAGAGAGCTTCAAAATTAAAAGATATGGAAAATATCTTCTCTTAAATCACCTTGTTGATGGTGGTATGGCCGAGATATATTTGGCCAGAGAGTTGTCTATTAATGAAAATGATATCATCACAAAAAAAATTATTGCTGTCAAAATGATCAAACAGGTTTTTTCACAAGACTTGCAATACAAAAAAATGTTTCTAGATGAAATTCAAGTAACCTATGGATTGCAACATCCTAACATTGCTCAAATTTATAGTTACGGTGAAGAAAAAAATAGACTCTACTGTGTGATGGAATATGTTGATGGCCGTTCGTTGAGAGAATTTATTGATATACTTGAATATGAAAGCAAACATTTTCCAATTGATATGGCATTGCATATTGTATCCCAAGTTTGTATGGGACTTGATTATGCACATAAATACACAGATAAATTGACAGGAAAGAAAAGTAATATTGTTCATCGTGATATGTCTCCTTCTAATGTTATGATTGATTATCAAGGTATAATAAAAATCATCGATTTTGGAATAGCTAAAGCAGAAACAAATCAGGAAGAAACCCAAGAAGGCACTATAAAAGGTAAATTTGGCTATCTGGCCCCCGAATGTTTAATGGATGGGATGACAATTGATCACCGATATGATCAATTTTCAACGGCCCTTATTTTATGGGAACTCATTACCGGACAACGCCTGTTTGTTCATAAAAATGAAATGATCACTCTTCGCAATATCTATGAATGTAATATTCCAACCCCCTCATCTATAAATCCGAATATCCCACCAGAACTAGACACTGTTTTACTTAAAGCTTTAAGTCGAGATAGAGAAAAACGTTATAGTGATATGGATCAATTTGGTAGAGAACTTATCAAAATAATTTATAAAATTAATCCTGAGTTTAGTAGTTCTGATTTAGGTGGATTTCTATCTGAAAAATTTGATGAAATTATTTCAAAAAATCGTAAGAGTTTAAGAGATATGGGTGAAGTTGATTTAAGGCCTTATATTGAAGAAATGGTAGATGGAATTGAAGCACCTAGTATGACTATAAACAAAGAGGCCGGTACACAGACCAATATAAAAGTTAATCTTCTTCAAGATGGACTTCCTCAAGTTGATATTGATCATCTCTTTGAGAGATTTTATCCAGAATTTAAAGAAATGAGAGAAAAACAAATCTCTCTGGAACTTAGTGATGGAAAAAATCCCACACATAGTAAACCAACATTAGAAGAGGTTTTGAAAAGTAATACTCTAAGATCAAAAACTGAAATTAGAAAACGTCCCGTTTTATCTTCTGCAAACACAAAGAAAAGGAAAAGAAGAAGATCTAACAGAAAAAAGAAGACAACTTTTTCCTACCCTTGGGGAAAACTTATTCGAAAATTATCTCTACTTTCATTTTTCCTTTATATTTTACTCCTTTTTTCATACCTTCAAATTTGGCCAGTACGAAAGTATGTTGATAATCATCCACAAATAAAAAGAACAATGATTTTTGCTCTTCCATTTGCAAAAGTTATTGTAAATGGAATAAATAGCAAATTAGATAATTTTATTGAAAAAAAGTTTAAGGAAGAAGAACGTCAAATTAAAGAAGAATTCAAAAATATGGAATATTAA
- a CDS encoding acyl-CoA thioesterase has product MDEQRTPQGEISIRTLAMPADTNPTGDIFGGWVLSQMDIAGGIATKKFARKRVVTVAVDSMIFHLPVFVGDTLCCYTNIIKTGRTSITVKIEAWAAREIAKERVLVTEGIFTYVCVNEERKPIPIKD; this is encoded by the coding sequence ATGGATGAACAACGTACCCCTCAAGGTGAAATATCAATTAGAACTTTGGCGATGCCTGCTGACACAAACCCAACAGGGGATATTTTTGGAGGATGGGTTCTTTCGCAAATGGATATTGCCGGTGGTATTGCCACAAAGAAATTTGCAAGAAAAAGAGTTGTTACTGTTGCAGTAGATTCAATGATTTTTCATTTACCTGTTTTTGTAGGAGATACACTTTGTTGTTACACTAATATAATAAAGACAGGGCGTACTTCTATCACTGTTAAAATTGAGGCCTGGGCCGCCAGAGAAATTGCAAAAGAAAGAGTTTTAGTAACTGAAGGTATTTTTACTTATGTTTGTGTCAATGAAGAAAGAAAACCAATTCCAATTAAAGATTAG
- the sixA gene encoding phosphohistidine phosphatase SixA codes for MSKILLIRHGEAGQKIPDHLRELTSHGRESMLTLAHKMKRLNFSPEFVLHSNFIRAQQSAEIFAKNAFPKARIEVRDNLHPSASVEQWSEYIQCLDTDCVIVSHNPFLSNLVYELCHDTTFVGLKTSDAVMIETSSDGPKIIYRSQ; via the coding sequence TTGAGTAAAATACTTCTTATAAGGCATGGTGAAGCTGGACAAAAAATTCCTGATCATTTGCGTGAGTTAACTTCACATGGCAGAGAATCAATGCTTACTCTAGCACATAAGATGAAAAGATTGAATTTTAGCCCAGAATTTGTTTTACATAGTAATTTTATACGAGCTCAACAAAGTGCAGAAATTTTTGCAAAAAATGCTTTTCCAAAGGCCCGAATTGAAGTTCGAGATAATTTGCATCCATCTGCTAGTGTAGAGCAATGGAGTGAATATATCCAATGTTTAGATACTGATTGCGTTATCGTTTCACATAATCCTTTTTTATCAAATTTGGTTTATGAACTTTGTCATGATACTACTTTTGTTGGCCTAAAAACCTCTGATGCCGTTATGATAGAAACTAGTAGTGATGGACCGAAAATAATTTATAGGAGCCAATAA
- a CDS encoding RNA methyltransferase translates to MNRIPVVNKKYCQTGDIVDIREELVVQHLNNILKPHMGDNLKGFQIGGDLLEFELIDLTKKNAKVRIIKTIKSIPRYEIDFAIGVSRPQTMKKIIEHLSACGIKRIIVFKAELSEKSYLQSKIFDQSQMNHLSLLGMCQSGQFTTLPEIIIKENVHAYMKWDFDNPAQKFLLSLNSRKMLNNTGINFKRKMRFVFGPERGLTTDEEEYFLQNDYEDLKLSNIILRVENAVISLMGQIELMKTIKQKPDEIL, encoded by the coding sequence ATGAATAGAATTCCAGTTGTAAATAAAAAATATTGTCAGACAGGTGACATAGTCGACATTAGAGAAGAATTAGTTGTTCAACATTTGAACAATATTCTTAAACCACACATGGGTGATAATCTGAAAGGATTTCAAATAGGAGGGGATTTACTTGAATTTGAACTTATAGACCTCACTAAAAAAAATGCTAAAGTACGGATTATAAAAACGATCAAAAGTATTCCAAGATATGAGATCGATTTTGCCATAGGGGTGTCAAGACCTCAAACAATGAAAAAGATTATTGAACATCTTAGTGCCTGTGGAATTAAAAGAATTATCGTATTTAAGGCCGAACTCAGTGAAAAGAGCTATTTACAGTCTAAAATATTTGATCAATCTCAAATGAATCACCTCTCCCTCTTAGGTATGTGTCAGTCGGGGCAATTTACGACTCTTCCAGAAATAATTATTAAAGAGAATGTTCATGCATATATGAAATGGGACTTTGATAATCCAGCACAGAAGTTTCTTTTATCCTTAAATTCTCGTAAAATGCTTAATAATACTGGTATAAACTTTAAAAGAAAAATGCGCTTTGTATTTGGGCCAGAAAGAGGACTGACTACTGACGAAGAAGAGTATTTTTTACAAAATGATTATGAAGATTTAAAACTCTCAAATATTATATTAAGAGTTGAAAATGCAGTAATTTCATTAATGGGTCAAATTGAGCTTATGAAGACTATAAAACAGAAACCTGATGAAATTCTCTAA
- a CDS encoding FHA domain-containing protein has product MAGKGYYNINIITDNGVFDKTIKGADFVIGSSKKSNLILKVPGVSRKHLKIAQINGQTYIEDLHSSNGTLLDGVPMDPGIPIKYTGQKIKIGIDEVVITLVRVTEKMDNDLLDLAPKEYRPSKSDSTGSERVPAEISSPAFENIDKLLEEDNQNYKPEAKVNHEMPIDRSGSIDISGQLEINKILANEVTDLKDNIDEMRSKVKKTKNEQDKIENEIKDLEKKKKEIIYELEELKKDHEHFEKKAKKSLEKEFERKREMFESELDEKKEEARKDIEMQRLETAQEIEKKRKQYEVEIEEIRKSEIKKINEQIVNLLSDNESEIKKARIENENFIVQARADSERLLEEAKAHREMILEEAEKSAKKLEKITTAKAKDIEAQAQLFAADMRKSAENELSFYKEKADREANIILEKAQNDAHKLIVEANEKAEFVIKNAFNASVILKNETNEDLTESNFKEIFKDYQKKGNSAYSSLQLQTQEEYAELMRAKTEAIEQKNLLIIEKEKQELLFNAKEEAIELRKDAQQKADNIVREAYVSAKLLTHEADAKLFVLKKEYDEIKSKYEQDKVFYNEDLSDIKNEYHNIKEDIKLLIEQKNELKFIVSDEEKKIIDLKQERDFHQKSLEHDRESIEAKINDLRNKFIEEKRDFEEKKLYHEEELQTIKTEISSKKDKLAENERKLINLKDEVDKIEKDKTAAYEKLQEIHQDILRITSEKELLIDQKKDLEIKSELIMKEAEMRANEMIQRANDKNELKETKLNELEEHLDQRSQEIKNLEKVVAKETEKKQRDADEYYTEMLKKGDKYERDKIQSADSYENEKIKFGDEYYIGKKLEGDQYYNEKLTQANNYYNEKQTEISTKIKEHEINIAQKQSELKEKIKQFNVEKDNYEEKIKERHKIVQDELESGTLKIEKHLEQEYIKLEEATISNEKQAQDRKKEILDKANKEALTIIKNARIHKEKVIEESDKIKKDADVYDKHKRTNADKYHETTIQNTDASANELLDVANKKKKELESEINKRKNNLQIEVEQERLKMMERVQNEETELRKSIKAIKAKGEKEFEERKKEQELELGRIKLKEKEVIEAERQQMRKAEKARVKMQISNIADNLDVLLLDKFEDIKNHHGAIKNVLPSKEIKEIVKYAFATDDVQKDKNLEKALPFNQDAAQKVKDFYKRTGIKIAVGLSVISLIIFSGDIYNGVLNIVSSKQSDSDELLNQIKENKKNKPIFDPAKTDDFKNTFTDNLLYNRGFEIIKLNSEYRKQWTIDLNNFIVNELNLSENAIIPYMSNETNMIREMADIRVKINIDKPEKGIERLREVEANYLPALKNAFNNDPEKWVKYWEFHSKHFSSYRQNNRNLASEQK; this is encoded by the coding sequence ATGGCAGGAAAAGGTTATTACAACATTAATATTATCACCGATAATGGTGTGTTTGATAAAACAATCAAAGGAGCTGATTTTGTCATTGGAAGTTCAAAGAAGTCTAATCTCATTTTAAAAGTTCCTGGTGTTAGTAGAAAACATCTTAAAATAGCTCAGATTAACGGACAAACCTATATTGAAGACCTCCACTCTTCAAATGGTACTTTATTAGATGGAGTACCAATGGATCCAGGAATACCAATTAAATACACTGGTCAAAAAATTAAAATTGGAATTGATGAAGTTGTTATTACATTAGTAAGAGTAACAGAAAAAATGGATAATGATCTTTTAGATTTGGCCCCAAAAGAATATCGCCCATCAAAATCTGATAGCACAGGATCGGAGAGAGTCCCTGCCGAAATCTCTTCTCCGGCCTTTGAAAATATTGACAAATTATTAGAGGAGGACAATCAAAATTACAAACCTGAAGCAAAAGTAAATCATGAGATGCCAATTGACCGTTCTGGATCAATTGATATTTCTGGACAATTAGAAATTAATAAGATCCTTGCAAATGAAGTAACAGACTTAAAAGATAATATCGATGAAATGCGTTCAAAAGTTAAGAAAACAAAAAATGAACAAGATAAAATTGAAAATGAGATTAAGGATCTTGAAAAAAAGAAAAAAGAAATCATCTATGAACTTGAAGAACTAAAAAAAGATCATGAACACTTTGAAAAGAAAGCAAAAAAATCACTTGAAAAAGAGTTTGAACGAAAGCGTGAAATGTTCGAAAGTGAATTAGATGAAAAAAAAGAAGAGGCCAGAAAAGATATTGAAATGCAACGTCTTGAGACAGCACAAGAAATTGAGAAAAAAAGAAAACAGTATGAAGTTGAAATTGAAGAAATTAGAAAGTCAGAAATAAAAAAAATAAATGAGCAAATAGTTAATCTTCTATCCGATAATGAATCTGAAATTAAGAAGGCCAGAATAGAAAATGAAAATTTTATTGTACAAGCTAGGGCCGATAGCGAAAGATTGCTAGAAGAGGCCAAGGCACATCGAGAAATGATTTTAGAAGAGGCCGAAAAAAGCGCAAAAAAACTTGAAAAAATCACCACGGCCAAGGCAAAAGATATCGAAGCACAAGCACAACTTTTTGCAGCAGATATGAGAAAAAGTGCTGAAAATGAACTTTCTTTTTATAAAGAAAAAGCTGATCGAGAAGCAAATATAATTCTTGAAAAAGCACAAAATGATGCGCATAAACTTATAGTTGAGGCCAATGAAAAAGCAGAGTTTGTGATCAAAAATGCTTTTAATGCTTCTGTTATACTTAAAAATGAAACAAATGAAGATCTAACAGAAAGTAATTTTAAAGAAATTTTTAAAGATTATCAGAAAAAAGGAAATTCTGCCTACTCCAGCTTACAATTACAAACGCAAGAAGAATATGCTGAACTAATGAGGGCGAAAACAGAAGCAATTGAACAAAAAAATCTACTGATTATAGAAAAAGAAAAACAAGAGTTACTTTTTAATGCAAAAGAAGAAGCAATAGAATTAAGAAAAGATGCCCAACAAAAAGCGGATAATATAGTGAGAGAGGCCTATGTTTCAGCAAAACTCCTAACACATGAGGCCGATGCAAAACTCTTTGTTCTCAAAAAAGAATATGACGAAATAAAATCTAAATATGAACAAGATAAGGTTTTTTATAATGAAGATTTAAGTGATATAAAAAATGAATATCACAATATTAAAGAAGATATCAAATTACTCATTGAACAAAAAAATGAACTAAAATTTATCGTTTCCGATGAAGAGAAAAAAATTATTGATTTGAAACAAGAAAGAGATTTTCATCAAAAATCTTTAGAACATGATAGAGAATCCATTGAAGCAAAAATTAATGATCTTAGAAATAAATTTATCGAAGAGAAAAGAGACTTTGAAGAGAAAAAACTTTATCATGAAGAGGAACTTCAAACGATAAAAACGGAAATCTCATCAAAAAAAGATAAATTAGCTGAAAACGAAAGAAAACTAATTAACTTAAAAGATGAAGTTGATAAGATTGAAAAAGACAAAACCGCGGCCTACGAAAAGCTTCAAGAAATACATCAAGATATACTAAGGATCACCTCAGAAAAAGAATTACTCATTGATCAGAAGAAAGATTTAGAAATTAAATCTGAACTAATTATGAAAGAGGCCGAAATGAGGGCCAACGAGATGATTCAAAGGGCCAATGATAAAAATGAGCTAAAAGAAACAAAACTTAATGAACTAGAAGAACATCTCGATCAAAGATCACAAGAAATTAAAAATCTTGAAAAAGTTGTGGCCAAAGAAACAGAAAAAAAACAACGTGATGCGGATGAATATTATACTGAAATGCTGAAAAAGGGAGATAAATATGAAAGAGATAAAATTCAATCTGCTGATTCATATGAAAATGAAAAAATTAAATTTGGTGATGAATACTATATTGGTAAAAAACTAGAAGGTGATCAATACTACAATGAAAAACTAACGCAAGCAAACAACTACTACAATGAAAAACAAACAGAAATATCTACTAAAATTAAAGAACATGAAATTAACATTGCACAAAAGCAAAGTGAATTAAAAGAAAAGATTAAACAATTTAATGTTGAAAAAGATAATTATGAAGAAAAAATCAAAGAAAGACATAAAATAGTTCAAGACGAATTAGAAAGTGGAACATTAAAAATTGAAAAACATCTTGAACAAGAATATATAAAACTTGAAGAAGCAACAATTTCAAATGAAAAACAAGCGCAAGATAGAAAAAAAGAAATCTTAGACAAAGCAAACAAAGAAGCACTAACAATTATAAAAAATGCTCGAATACACAAAGAAAAAGTAATAGAGGAATCTGACAAAATAAAAAAGGATGCTGATGTCTATGATAAACATAAAAGAACCAACGCAGACAAATATCATGAGACTACAATTCAAAATACAGACGCCTCTGCAAATGAATTATTAGACGTTGCAAATAAAAAGAAAAAAGAACTTGAATCAGAAATTAATAAAAGAAAAAATAATCTTCAAATTGAGGTTGAACAAGAAAGATTAAAAATGATGGAAAGAGTTCAAAATGAAGAAACTGAATTAAGGAAAAGTATTAAGGCCATAAAAGCTAAAGGTGAAAAAGAATTTGAAGAAAGAAAAAAAGAACAAGAGCTAGAATTAGGACGTATCAAATTAAAAGAGAAAGAAGTTATCGAAGCAGAAAGGCAACAGATGAGAAAAGCTGAAAAGGCCAGAGTAAAAATGCAAATTTCGAATATCGCAGATAATTTAGATGTTCTACTTTTAGATAAATTTGAAGATATTAAAAATCATCATGGTGCGATTAAAAACGTTTTACCCTCTAAGGAAATAAAAGAAATAGTTAAATATGCTTTTGCTACAGATGATGTTCAAAAAGACAAAAACCTCGAAAAAGCTCTTCCCTTTAATCAAGATGCGGCCCAAAAAGTAAAAGATTTTTACAAAAGAACAGGAATCAAAATTGCTGTGGGATTATCAGTCATTTCTTTGATCATTTTTTCTGGAGATATTTACAATGGTGTTTTAAATATTGTGAGTTCAAAACAATCTGATTCAGATGAACTCCTCAATCAAATCAAAGAAAATAAGAAAAATAAACCTATCTTTGATCCAGCAAAAACAGATGATTTTAAAAATACATTCACTGACAATCTTCTATATAATCGTGGTTTTGAAATTATTAAACTGAATTCAGAGTATAGAAAGCAATGGACAATTGATTTAAATAATTTCATTGTAAATGAGTTAAATTTGTCTGAAAATGCTATCATTCCATATATGAGTAATGAAACAAATATGATCAGGGAAATGGCCGATATTCGAGTCAAAATTAATATTGACAAACCAGAAAAAGGAATTGAAAGATTGCGAGAAGTTGAGGCCAATTACCTTCCAGCACTTAAAAATGCATTTAACAATGATCCTGAAAAATGGGTAAAATACTGGGAGTTTCACAGTAAACATTTTTCAAGTTATAGACAAAATAATAGAAATCTTGCAAGTGAACAAAAATAA
- a CDS encoding M12 family metallopeptidase codes for MKKIVFLSFLIISIGFYINLKIKKNSDEIIPKESLKDNSSTMNDSSLKDNLTQILHKKNLSQNSNDSKRTRPSKIIYEIPKNVNWDKVDILETDNEGNVYLKKDSLEEHKDFFTFHDTLILKGSLKGKPNNQKIKIEKPSLWPDGIVPYVIDSRLEIEGQVLTAIDFMNQQTNLQFIPRQGQKDYIYFTSGKEHCYSFVGKVGGKQEIKLSNGCRVGEILHEMNHAVGRFHEQSREDRDNYIEIFWGNIEEKFHDQFRRVPKSVFNLYNDELDLQSIMMYDPYSFALDKSHPTIISKDGSVYTKNESELSYWDIEVLNMMYKK; via the coding sequence GTGAAAAAAATTGTATTTTTGAGTTTTTTAATCATCTCAATTGGTTTTTATATTAATTTAAAAATTAAAAAAAATTCAGATGAAATAATTCCTAAAGAGAGTTTAAAAGACAATTCTTCTACTATGAATGATTCTTCATTGAAAGATAATTTAACCCAAATACTTCATAAGAAAAACTTGTCACAAAATTCGAATGATTCCAAAAGAACAAGGCCTTCGAAAATAATTTATGAAATCCCTAAGAATGTTAATTGGGATAAAGTTGATATTCTTGAAACGGATAATGAAGGGAATGTATATCTAAAGAAGGATTCTTTGGAAGAGCATAAGGATTTCTTTACCTTCCATGATACGTTAATTTTAAAAGGAAGTCTTAAGGGCAAACCAAATAATCAAAAAATAAAAATAGAAAAACCATCACTTTGGCCGGATGGAATAGTTCCTTATGTGATTGATTCTCGTCTCGAAATTGAAGGTCAAGTGTTAACTGCTATCGACTTTATGAATCAACAAACTAATCTACAATTCATTCCTAGGCAAGGCCAGAAAGATTATATTTACTTCACTTCTGGAAAAGAACATTGCTATTCCTTTGTAGGAAAAGTTGGAGGAAAGCAAGAAATCAAACTTTCCAATGGCTGTCGAGTCGGGGAAATACTCCATGAAATGAATCATGCTGTTGGGAGGTTTCATGAACAATCGAGAGAAGATCGGGATAATTATATTGAAATTTTTTGGGGTAATATAGAAGAAAAATTTCATGATCAATTTAGAAGAGTTCCAAAGAGCGTTTTTAATCTCTATAACGATGAATTAGATCTCCAATCCATTATGATGTATGATCCATACTCATTTGCACTTGATAAATCACACCCAACAATTATTTCAAAAGATGGTAGTGTTTATACAAAAAATGAATCAGAATTAAGTTATTGGGACATTGAAGTACTCAATATGATGTATAAAAAATAG